The segment CCTCCCCATGGACAACGACTACGATAAACTGAAGGTTTATCTGCAGGAACACCTCCGGGCCGGTGATTAAATTTTGCTGTCAGCAAATCTTAAGCATCGAAAAGCGCCGCGACAAATTCCTCGCTGTTGAATCTTCTGAGATCATCAATACCTTCGCCAATGCCGATATAGCGGATGGGAATATTGAGTTCGCCGGCAATCCTCAGCACCACGCCCCCCTTGGCAGTCCCGTCCAGCTTGGTCAGAATGATCCCCGTGACCCCGGCTTCTTCACGGAATATTTTGGCCTGGGAAATGGCATTCTGACCGGTGGTGGCGTCAAGGACCAGCAACATCTCATGCGGAGCGCCGGTAACCTCCCGGGACATGATCCTTTTCATTTTCTTCAGTTCTTCCATCAGATTAACCTTGGTATGGAGCCGACCGGCCGTATCTACTATCAGAACTCCCCCGGGGCGGCGCTTAGCAGCCTGAATGGCGTCAAAAACAACGGCCGAAGGATCGGCATTGATTTTTTGCTTCACCAGATGCACACCCGCCCGCTCGCTCCAGACCGCCAACTGTTCAATGGCGGCCGCCCGAAAGGTGTCGGCCGCAGCCAGAGTAACCGTCCGCCCCTCTTCCCGGAACAGATGCGCCAACTTCCCGATCGTCGTGGTCTTGCCTGTCCCGTTGACGCCCACCACCATGATCGTAAATAAACCATCAGAGGGAATGGTAAAGGGGGCATCACTTTTCCGCAGCGTTTCCGTCATGGTCTCAC is part of the Deltaproteobacteria bacterium genome and harbors:
- the ftsY gene encoding signal recognition particle-docking protein FtsY, which codes for MGLFERLKVGLDKTRQILLMDVNDVILGKKVIDQELFDELEELLIAADVGPLYTAQLLEKMRDQVKRKELSNPEALKKIMRETMTETLRKSDAPFTIPSDGLFTIMVVGVNGTGKTTTIGKLAHLFREEGRTVTLAAADTFRAAAIEQLAVWSERAGVHLVKQKINADPSAVVFDAIQAAKRRPGGVLIVDTAGRLHTKVNLMEELKKMKRIMSREVTGAPHEMLLVLDATTGQNAISQAKIFREEAGVTGIILTKLDGTAKGGVVLRIAGELNIPIRYIGIGEGIDDLRRFNSEEFVAALFDA